In Mucilaginibacter celer, one DNA window encodes the following:
- the rpoN gene encoding RNA polymerase factor sigma-54 codes for MLKQNLQQKLLQKLSPQQIQFIKLLQVPTVSLDTRIKEELEENPALEDLSLTNLNEPEEQYPDRDPDDDYNNNDEEKGEMDEFNIDDYLQEDNVNDYGSRYDQNGDDEDERKEIPIAVQSSFFESLQLQLDLLVLSDKDFMIGKQIIGSLDDDGYLRRPIMSLTDDLAFSQNVFAEDEEVEDMLKVIQGFDPAGVGARSLQECLLIQLRKKDPNDPIIKKAILVVENYLDEFTRKHYDKLEKSLNLNSIELRGVINEILKLNPKPGDSNEINTKQMQVIPDFHITNNDGTLVLTLNSKNAPELKVSRSYQEMFQHYDKASQKDKKLKEAVQFVKQKLDSAKWFIDAIKQRQQTLLKTMNAIMQYQYEFFLTGDDKNLKPMILKDIADRIGMDISTVSRVANSKYVQTEFGTFLLKSFFSEAIQTESGEEVSNKEVKKILEEHIGKEDKRHPLADEKLTEILKDAGYNIARRTVAKYREQMNIPVARLRKEL; via the coding sequence ATGCTTAAACAGAACCTTCAACAAAAACTTTTACAAAAACTTTCGCCGCAGCAAATTCAATTTATAAAATTGCTGCAGGTGCCTACCGTTTCGCTTGATACCAGGATAAAAGAAGAACTGGAAGAAAACCCCGCGCTTGAAGATCTGAGCCTCACTAATTTAAACGAACCCGAAGAACAATACCCGGATCGCGACCCCGACGATGATTACAACAACAACGACGAGGAAAAAGGCGAGATGGATGAATTTAATATTGACGATTACCTGCAGGAAGATAACGTGAATGATTATGGCTCGCGCTATGATCAAAACGGCGACGACGAGGATGAACGCAAGGAAATACCTATTGCCGTACAAAGCTCATTTTTTGAAAGCCTGCAACTACAGCTTGACCTTTTGGTACTGAGCGACAAGGATTTTATGATAGGCAAGCAGATCATCGGCAGCCTTGACGATGATGGTTACCTGCGCCGCCCTATTATGTCGCTTACTGATGACCTTGCATTTTCGCAAAATGTATTTGCCGAAGATGAAGAGGTTGAGGATATGCTGAAGGTGATACAGGGCTTTGACCCGGCAGGTGTTGGTGCACGAAGCCTGCAGGAGTGTTTATTGATCCAGTTGCGTAAAAAAGACCCGAACGACCCTATTATAAAGAAAGCCATTCTGGTTGTCGAAAATTATCTCGACGAGTTTACACGCAAACACTACGACAAACTCGAAAAATCGCTTAATCTTAATTCGATTGAGCTTCGCGGTGTTATTAATGAGATTCTGAAACTGAACCCGAAACCGGGCGACTCGAACGAGATCAATACCAAGCAAATGCAGGTGATCCCGGATTTTCATATCACCAATAATGATGGCACACTTGTGCTTACGCTTAACTCTAAAAACGCACCGGAGTTAAAAGTAAGCCGATCGTACCAGGAAATGTTTCAGCACTATGATAAAGCTTCGCAAAAAGATAAAAAGCTGAAAGAAGCGGTTCAATTTGTAAAACAAAAACTCGATTCGGCCAAGTGGTTTATTGATGCCATTAAACAGCGCCAGCAAACGCTGCTTAAAACCATGAATGCCATTATGCAATACCAATACGAGTTTTTCCTTACCGGCGACGACAAAAACCTGAAGCCGATGATATTAAAAGATATTGCCGACAGGATTGGTATGGATATCTCAACCGTATCGCGCGTAGCCAACTCCAAATACGTACAAACCGAATTTGGTACCTTCCTGCTCAAATCATTCTTCTCCGAAGCTATCCAGACAGAAAGTGGTGAAGAGGTTTCTAACAAAGAGGTAAAAAAGATCCTGGAAGAACATATTGGCAAAGAGGATAAACGTCATCCGCTTGCGGATGAGAAACTAACCGAGATTTTGAAAGATGCAGGTTACAATATTGCCCGCCGTACGGTTGCCAAATACCGTGAGCAG